One window from the genome of Pseudanabaena yagii GIHE-NHR1 encodes:
- the ychF gene encoding redox-regulated ATPase YchF: MLKAGIVGLPNVGKSTLFNALVANAKAEAANFPFCTIEPNVGSVSVPDDRLKTLAEVGKSAQIIPTRVEFVDIAGLVRGASKGEGLGNQFLGNIRVCDAIVHVVRCFENDDIIHVEASIDPARDIEIITLELALSDLAQVERRIERTRKGVRSNDSEAKVEMAALEKVREVLDAGKPARLANLTDEEKNAISVLQLLTLKPTIYAANVAEDDLATGNAFVDKVRAIADAENAEVTIVSAQVEAELLELPEEERQDFLESLGVKEGGLKSLIRATYHLLGLRTYFTVGPKEARAWTIHAGMKAPQAAGVIHSDFEKAFIRAETVAFKDLVESGSMSAARAKGLLRSEGKEYVVQEGDVILFLTSA, translated from the coding sequence ATGCTCAAAGCTGGGATTGTCGGACTACCCAATGTGGGCAAGTCTACGTTATTTAATGCCCTAGTTGCCAACGCCAAAGCCGAAGCAGCCAACTTTCCCTTTTGCACGATCGAACCCAACGTTGGCTCGGTGTCCGTCCCTGATGATCGCCTCAAAACCCTCGCTGAAGTTGGTAAGTCCGCGCAAATCATCCCCACCAGAGTCGAATTTGTCGATATTGCAGGACTGGTCAGAGGTGCTAGTAAGGGTGAAGGTTTAGGAAATCAGTTTTTAGGAAATATTCGAGTTTGCGATGCGATCGTCCATGTGGTGCGATGTTTTGAAAACGATGACATCATCCATGTGGAAGCATCAATCGATCCTGCCCGTGATATTGAGATCATCACCCTTGAACTCGCTCTGTCTGATTTAGCCCAAGTTGAGCGCCGCATTGAGCGCACCCGTAAGGGAGTCCGCAGTAATGACTCTGAAGCAAAAGTCGAAATGGCAGCTTTAGAAAAAGTCCGCGAAGTCCTTGATGCTGGTAAACCTGCGCGTTTAGCTAATCTTACTGATGAAGAGAAAAATGCAATTTCAGTATTGCAGTTGTTAACGCTCAAGCCAACCATTTATGCTGCCAATGTTGCTGAAGATGATTTGGCAACAGGTAATGCTTTTGTCGATAAAGTGAGAGCGATCGCTGATGCGGAAAATGCAGAAGTAACCATTGTCTCCGCCCAAGTGGAGGCAGAGTTACTAGAGCTGCCCGAAGAAGAACGTCAAGATTTTCTAGAATCTCTTGGGGTTAAGGAAGGCGGATTAAAATCCCTAATTCGAGCTACTTATCATCTCTTAGGTTTACGCACCTATTTCACGGTTGGGCCCAAAGAAGCGCGGGCATGGACAATTCATGCAGGCATGAAAGCTCCTCAAGCCGCAGGTGTGATTCACTCTGACTTTGAGAAAGCATTCATTCGTGCCGAAACCGTTGCCTTTAAGGATCTTGTAGAATCAGGATCAATGAGTGCTGCGCGTGCCAAGGGACTACTACGCAGTGAAGGCAAGGAATATGTCGTTCAAGAAGGCGATGTAATTTTATTCCTTACTAGCGCTTAA
- a CDS encoding DUF29 domain-containing protein has translation MTQAITPSITLYERDLDLWLETAIAQLKAGDFHNLDVENLIEELEGLSGSNKREVETRLKRLIEHILKRCYVNMPECFRGWEVTIINQRDELQKLLKQSPSLKRHFSKMFDDSFATALKIVRTEYLETAFPETWQFNRDIDTMLNVDFWE, from the coding sequence ATGACTCAAGCAATCACTCCGTCAATAACCCTATACGAGCGTGACCTTGACCTATGGTTAGAAACCGCGATCGCCCAGTTAAAAGCAGGTGATTTTCACAATCTTGATGTTGAAAATTTAATAGAGGAGTTAGAGGGCTTGTCGGGTAGTAACAAACGTGAGGTAGAGACTAGGCTAAAAAGGCTAATTGAACATATTCTTAAACGTTGCTATGTCAATATGCCTGAATGCTTTAGAGGATGGGAAGTCACGATCATTAATCAACGCGATGAACTCCAAAAACTTCTTAAGCAATCACCAAGCCTCAAACGTCACTTCTCAAAAATGTTTGATGACTCCTTTGCTACAGCCTTAAAAATAGTACGGACTGAATATCTTGAAACGGCTTTTCCTGAAACATGGCAATTTAACCGCGATATTGACACGATGTTAAATGTTGATTTTTGGGAATAG
- a CDS encoding DUF29 domain-containing protein, giving the protein MTQAILSKSLYESDFLLWTQDTVAKLKAKDFDHVDLENLIEEIESLGKSEKKEIKSRLTTLLEHLIKRIYVDMPQEFNGWERTIRNQRTEIEFLLDDSPSLQALWNDTFDIAFRAALRDVRKEYSQKGYQFPDVWQFGRDINTMLNVDFWE; this is encoded by the coding sequence ATGACACAAGCAATCCTTAGTAAATCGCTATATGAGTCGGATTTTCTGCTCTGGACTCAAGACACAGTAGCCAAGCTAAAGGCTAAGGACTTTGACCATGTGGACTTGGAAAACTTGATAGAGGAAATCGAAAGTTTGGGTAAATCAGAAAAAAAGGAGATTAAAAGCCGACTAACAACCTTGCTAGAACATTTGATCAAGCGTATATATGTCGATATGCCCCAAGAGTTCAATGGCTGGGAGCGAACTATCAGAAATCAAAGAACTGAAATTGAGTTCTTACTTGATGACTCCCCTAGCTTACAAGCTTTGTGGAATGATACCTTCGATATTGCTTTTCGCGCTGCACTGAGAGATGTGAGAAAGGAATATTCCCAAAAAGGATATCAATTCCCTGATGTATGGCAGTTTGGGCGTGATATCAACACGATGTTAAATGTTGATTTCTGGGAGTAA
- a CDS encoding IS982 family transposase: MTNSLEELFCHVDDFCQIFEPKWRQLLLSNGLQQRQRSRCLCLSEIMTILISFHQNHYRNFKHFYQDHVCKYWRKEFPKLLSYNRFVEFMGSAMMPLCIYLKQCFGKCTGISFVDSTCLHVCHNRRIKQHRVFKEMAERGKTSVDWFFGFKLHLVVNDCGELLNIQITPGNVDDRKPIPELFKSLFGKVFGDRGYVSQPLATQLLDNFGIEFFAKPKRKMKNRLMRLTDKLLSRKRSIIETVIDQLKNISQIEHSRHRSPINAMLNVICGLIAYCHQPKKPSLHMDWALPPSA, encoded by the coding sequence ATGACTAATAGTTTAGAAGAACTTTTTTGCCACGTCGATGATTTTTGCCAAATATTTGAACCAAAATGGCGGCAGTTACTGTTAAGCAATGGGTTACAGCAAAGACAAAGGTCACGATGTCTTTGCCTGAGTGAAATTATGACGATTCTGATTAGCTTTCATCAAAACCACTACCGCAATTTCAAACACTTTTATCAAGACCATGTTTGTAAATATTGGCGCAAAGAATTCCCGAAACTACTAAGCTATAACAGGTTCGTTGAGTTTATGGGTTCAGCAATGATGCCGTTGTGCATATACCTCAAGCAATGTTTTGGCAAATGTACAGGTATCAGCTTTGTTGACTCTACCTGCCTGCATGTTTGCCACAATCGACGCATAAAACAACACCGTGTCTTTAAAGAGATGGCAGAAAGAGGGAAAACTTCCGTGGACTGGTTCTTCGGTTTTAAATTGCATCTGGTGGTTAATGACTGTGGTGAGCTACTAAACATTCAGATTACTCCAGGCAATGTCGATGACCGTAAGCCTATTCCTGAATTATTCAAATCATTGTTTGGCAAGGTGTTTGGTGATCGAGGTTATGTTTCTCAACCTTTGGCAACACAATTATTGGACAACTTTGGCATTGAGTTTTTTGCAAAACCCAAGCGCAAGATGAAAAACCGTTTGATGCGCTTAACTGACAAGTTGTTAAGTCGCAAGCGTTCAATTATTGAGACCGTCATCGACCAACTCAAAAATATTTCCCAGATTGAACACTCTCGACACCGTAGTCCCATCAATGCCATGCTCAATGTCATTTGTGGACTGATTGCTTATTGTCATCAACCTAAAAAGCCTTCTCTCCATATGGATTGGGCTTTACCTCCTTCTGCTTAA
- a CDS encoding prephenate/arogenate dehydrogenase, translated as MKIGIVGLGLIGGSLGLDLLAANQDSKQDNYVWGISRNPETCKQAEAIAAVNIANPNIENIPDRVLAETEIVVICTPIASILPTIAAIAPKLPNHVIFTDVGSVKAAIVEPASKICADFGQRFIGSHPMAGTAFQGILAAERNLFQDRPCVITPSEDLEALEKVRSLWQAVGMKVLECSPEEHDRAVAMISHAPVMISASLIAACQQEDDVKVLDLAQTLASSGFRDTSRVGGGNPELGRLMAEYNQSAVLRSLHTYQQSLQQVINLIESKEWDKLEAFLANTQRDRLFYVE; from the coding sequence ATGAAAATTGGTATAGTCGGACTGGGATTAATTGGTGGATCTCTAGGTTTAGATCTTCTCGCTGCAAATCAAGACTCTAAACAAGATAATTATGTATGGGGCATCAGTCGTAATCCTGAAACCTGTAAACAAGCAGAAGCGATCGCTGCGGTAAATATTGCCAATCCAAATATTGAGAATATTCCCGATCGCGTTTTGGCGGAAACAGAGATAGTCGTTATCTGTACACCGATCGCTTCGATATTACCGACGATTGCGGCGATCGCGCCCAAGCTACCAAACCATGTGATTTTTACGGATGTTGGTTCGGTGAAGGCAGCGATCGTTGAACCTGCCTCTAAAATTTGTGCAGATTTTGGGCAAAGGTTTATCGGTAGTCATCCGATGGCAGGCACAGCTTTTCAAGGCATCTTAGCCGCCGAGAGAAATCTTTTTCAAGATCGTCCCTGTGTAATTACACCGAGCGAAGATCTTGAAGCCTTAGAGAAAGTGCGATCGCTTTGGCAAGCAGTGGGAATGAAAGTCCTTGAATGTAGTCCAGAAGAGCATGATCGGGCGGTAGCGATGATTAGCCATGCGCCTGTGATGATTAGTGCTAGTTTAATTGCCGCTTGCCAACAGGAAGATGATGTCAAAGTTTTAGACCTAGCGCAGACTCTGGCAAGTTCGGGTTTCCGTGATACTAGCCGTGTGGGTGGTGGCAATCCTGAACTGGGGAGGCTCATGGCGGAGTACAATCAATCGGCAGTATTGCGATCGCTCCATACATATCAGCAATCTTTACAGCAAGTAATCAATTTGATCGAGTCCAAAGAATGGGACAAACTCGAAGCATTTTTAGCTAATACTCAACGCGATCGCCTGTTTTATGTGGAATAA
- the rpmB gene encoding 50S ribosomal protein L28, translated as MSRVCQLTGKKANNAVSISFSHKRHKHLQHVNLQDKRIWWEEGKRFVKLQISTKAIKTLQKKGLAAFAKEAGLDLRKF; from the coding sequence ATGAGTCGCGTATGCCAACTAACAGGCAAAAAAGCCAATAATGCCGTATCGATTTCCTTCTCACACAAACGCCATAAGCACTTACAACACGTAAACTTACAAGATAAGAGAATTTGGTGGGAAGAAGGCAAGCGTTTTGTAAAATTACAAATTTCTACCAAAGCAATCAAGACTTTGCAAAAGAAAGGGCTTGCTGCATTTGCTAAGGAAGCTGGACTTGATCTCCGTAAATTCTAA
- a CDS encoding PDDEXK family nuclease, translating to MVLLQQSVDKWNFQTEAELEEFIWTNLEGIFDLLPLKRQHHINGQYCDIVAVSRNRQLVVIELKNQEDRYVVQQLTRYYHALIESKPHDDKVDYSKPVRLIAVSPSFHRDNLIDRQYNTLSIEFLTFKVVHEDLKFNFILQNSENGQFSHFDIVYKQEEVKRILPSVPRKLLNWALSNDENIQKRILDIREKILNFDERLKEINSTSSVLYSKTKNSPCAEFRFDKASNSFRLFLWLPHPSRRHMARMLISTQDWLLVNRLDYCPKGFRKGDAWDWSYWSDPIDLVKWYQKDRTGYAAKGYKKLLDNPSKANSLDLIIEVALDLWLTKIS from the coding sequence ATGGTTTTACTTCAACAATCGGTAGACAAATGGAATTTTCAAACTGAAGCAGAGTTAGAAGAATTTATTTGGACTAACTTAGAGGGGATATTTGATCTTTTACCGCTAAAAAGACAGCATCATATCAATGGTCAATACTGCGATATTGTTGCAGTCAGTAGAAACCGTCAATTAGTTGTCATTGAACTAAAAAATCAAGAAGATCGTTATGTTGTACAGCAACTAACTCGCTACTATCATGCGTTGATAGAAAGTAAGCCCCATGATGACAAAGTTGATTATTCAAAGCCAGTCCGTCTCATAGCTGTCTCTCCATCTTTTCATAGAGACAATCTAATTGATCGGCAATACAACACTCTTTCTATAGAATTTTTAACATTTAAAGTTGTTCATGAAGATCTTAAGTTCAATTTTATTTTGCAAAACTCAGAAAACGGTCAGTTTTCACATTTTGACATTGTTTATAAGCAAGAAGAAGTAAAGCGAATTTTGCCTTCAGTACCAAGAAAACTTTTAAATTGGGCTTTAAGCAATGATGAAAATATTCAAAAAAGGATCTTAGACATCAGAGAAAAGATTTTAAACTTTGATGAAAGATTAAAAGAGATAAATTCAACATCTTCTGTTCTGTATAGTAAAACTAAAAATAGCCCATGTGCTGAATTTCGCTTTGATAAAGCAAGCAATTCTTTCCGTCTTTTCCTATGGTTGCCACATCCTAGCCGCAGGCACATGGCTAGAATGCTTATTTCTACACAAGATTGGCTCTTAGTAAATAGACTAGATTATTGTCCTAAAGGTTTTAGAAAAGGTGACGCATGGGATTGGTCTTACTGGTCAGATCCTATTGACCTAGTTAAATGGTATCAAAAGGATAGAACTGGTTATGCAGCTAAAGGCTATAAAAAACTTCTTGACAACCCTAGTAAAGCAAATTCACTCGATCTAATTATTGAGGTTGCGCTTGACTTGTGGTTAACTAAGATCTCCTAA
- a CDS encoding cupin domain-containing protein, with translation MSNSRIFDSAKFFQSTKGDPIRSVITESPDTVVVAWYINPNQEIAPHLHPHGQDTWTILQGKGKYYLDQQGRTEAIAAGDIVIAPKGFVHGVLNDGEEPLVFISTVSPATAGYQPVLISTSTS, from the coding sequence ATGAGTAATAGCCGAATTTTTGATAGTGCTAAGTTTTTTCAATCAACAAAAGGAGATCCTATTCGCTCAGTCATTACCGAATCTCCAGATACCGTCGTTGTTGCTTGGTATATTAACCCCAATCAAGAAATTGCGCCCCATCTTCATCCTCATGGACAGGACACTTGGACTATTTTGCAGGGCAAAGGCAAATATTATTTAGATCAACAAGGTAGAACTGAAGCGATCGCCGCAGGCGATATCGTAATTGCACCTAAAGGCTTTGTGCATGGAGTATTGAACGATGGCGAAGAACCGTTAGTTTTTATCTCAACCGTTTCACCTGCTACCGCAGGGTATCAACCTGTATTGATAAGTACTTCGACTTCATAA
- a CDS encoding element excision factor XisH family protein, whose protein sequence is MPAKDMFHDSAKAALLKDGWTITHDPLSLRMGKKDFFVDLGAEKLLAAEKDNQKIAVEIKSFVSQSEIRDLENALGQYVLYHNILSVLEPDRVLYLAVRESVFVDLFEETIGKLLLDRQVLKLLTFDPEMEVLKRWIN, encoded by the coding sequence ATGCCTGCAAAAGATATGTTCCATGACAGCGCTAAAGCAGCATTGCTCAAGGATGGCTGGACAATTACCCATGATCCACTAAGTTTACGCATGGGGAAAAAGGATTTTTTCGTGGATTTAGGCGCAGAGAAACTTTTGGCAGCAGAAAAGGATAATCAGAAAATTGCAGTAGAAATTAAAAGCTTTGTTAGTCAATCTGAGATTCGAGATTTAGAAAACGCTTTAGGTCAGTATGTTTTGTATCACAATATTCTTAGCGTTCTTGAGCCCGATCGCGTTTTATATTTAGCTGTACGCGAGTCAGTTTTTGTTGATTTGTTTGAGGAGACGATTGGTAAGCTTTTGTTAGATAGACAAGTTTTGAAATTGTTAACGTTTGATCCAGAAATGGAGGTATTAAAACGATGGATAAATTAG
- a CDS encoding XisI protein, whose product MDKLENYRQIIRNVLLPYTKITYANVPVRNIAVFDDEHGQYLIMSDGWDGVRHLHGCLIHIEIIGNHLWVQRDGTEDGITDELVASGIPKQDIVLGFQEPAVRKYTGYGVA is encoded by the coding sequence ATGGATAAATTAGAAAATTATCGACAAATTATCCGTAATGTCTTACTACCCTACACAAAAATCACCTATGCCAATGTACCTGTACGAAACATTGCAGTTTTTGATGATGAACATGGACAATATCTAATCATGTCTGATGGCTGGGATGGCGTAAGACATTTACATGGTTGCTTGATTCATATTGAAATTATTGGTAATCATCTCTGGGTACAACGTGACGGCACTGAAGACGGCATAACCGATGAACTAGTCGCGTCAGGTATTCCCAAGCAAGATATCGTATTAGGTTTCCAAGAGCCAGCAGTAAGAAAATATACGGGCTATGGTGTAGCTTAG
- the dapB gene encoding 4-hydroxy-tetrahydrodipicolinate reductase, which yields MTNNAQIPVVVSGATGKMGREIIKAIAQAPDMYLVGAIGRKHLGEDIGEVVGIGELEIPVTDNLEVVLAQAAQESQLPVMVDVTHPSIIYDNIRSAIAYGVRPVVGTTGLSEKQIDDLAIFADKASTGCIIAPNFSVGVILMQQAAIAAAKYFQHVEIIELHHNQKADAPSGTAIKTAQMLSELGQSFNPALVDEKEHLTGARGATYGENIRIHSVRVPGLVARQEVIFGAMGETLKIEHNASDRTCYMAGVLLCVRKVLALKSLIYGLEKLL from the coding sequence ATGACCAATAATGCACAAATTCCTGTTGTTGTCTCTGGGGCGACAGGCAAAATGGGGCGCGAAATTATCAAAGCGATCGCCCAAGCACCAGATATGTATCTTGTAGGGGCGATCGGGCGGAAGCACCTTGGCGAAGATATTGGCGAAGTTGTTGGTATTGGCGAATTAGAAATACCTGTGACCGATAATCTCGAAGTCGTTCTTGCTCAAGCTGCCCAAGAATCACAACTACCCGTCATGGTCGATGTCACCCACCCCAGCATCATCTATGACAATATTCGCTCGGCGATCGCCTATGGTGTGCGTCCCGTCGTCGGCACAACGGGCTTAAGCGAAAAACAAATTGATGATCTTGCCATTTTTGCAGACAAGGCAAGTACAGGCTGTATCATTGCCCCAAATTTCTCCGTTGGCGTAATCCTAATGCAACAAGCAGCGATCGCTGCCGCCAAATATTTCCAGCATGTCGAGATCATCGAACTGCACCACAATCAAAAAGCAGATGCTCCTAGCGGTACGGCAATTAAAACCGCCCAAATGCTCTCAGAACTAGGTCAATCTTTCAATCCTGCTCTTGTCGATGAAAAAGAACATCTCACAGGCGCAAGAGGTGCGACCTATGGCGAAAATATCCGCATTCACAGTGTCCGTGTGCCGGGACTAGTCGCCCGTCAGGAAGTGATTTTTGGCGCAATGGGGGAAACTTTAAAAATTGAGCATAATGCTAGCGATCGCACTTGCTACATGGCAGGAGTCTTGCTTTGTGTCCGCAAAGTGCTTGCTCTCAAGTCACTAATTTATGGACTAGAAAAACTTCTCTAA
- a CDS encoding NUDIX domain-containing protein — protein sequence MTYRNPVPTVDIIIALRDRPHQPIVLIERLNPPHGWAIVGGFVDYGERLEDAARREAQEETGLKVELIDLLGIYSDPRRDERLHTISTVYMAEAVGEPKADDDAKSVGIFAAWEMPSQLCFDHAQILQDYWRYRTYGIRPAI from the coding sequence GTGACTTATCGAAACCCTGTTCCTACAGTTGATATCATCATTGCTCTGCGCGATCGCCCCCATCAACCGATTGTGTTAATAGAACGTCTTAATCCACCGCATGGCTGGGCGATCGTTGGGGGATTTGTGGACTATGGCGAGCGTTTAGAGGATGCGGCGAGGCGAGAGGCTCAAGAAGAAACTGGCTTAAAGGTTGAGTTAATCGATTTATTAGGAATTTATTCTGATCCCCGACGCGATGAACGATTACATACGATCAGTACTGTGTATATGGCTGAGGCAGTCGGTGAACCTAAAGCGGATGATGATGCTAAGTCTGTGGGAATTTTTGCAGCATGGGAAATGCCAAGCCAGTTATGTTTTGATCATGCCCAAATTTTGCAAGACTATTGGCGTTACCGCACCTATGGCATTCGCCCTGCAATTTGA